The following coding sequences lie in one Pogoniulus pusillus isolate bPogPus1 chromosome 29, bPogPus1.pri, whole genome shotgun sequence genomic window:
- the LOC135188418 gene encoding 1,25-dihydroxyvitamin D(3) 24-hydroxylase, mitochondrial has product MGACSILLRHPALTCGRAASAQRFLASSLSALRPAAPPVPRGQGHPLAALPGPPSWPLMGSLPDVLWKGGLKRQHETLAEYHRRFGKIFRMKLGAFDSVHIAAPCLLEALYRRESSCPQRLEIKPWKAYRDYRDEGYGMLILEGKDWQRVRSAFQKKLMKPREVAKLDATLNEVLEDFMHRIDDVCNHNGQMEDVYSEFNKWSFESICLVLYGKRFGLLQQDVEEESLNFIKAVKTMMATFGMMMVTPVELHKGLNTKVWQAHTKAWDDIFKTAKHSIDCRLEKHSANPQEDFLCDIYSGGQLSKKELYAAIAELQIAGVETTANSLLWALYNLSRNPHVQQKLFQEIESVLSPTESPSAENLKNMPYLKACLKESMRLTPSVPFTTRTTDTEMVLGDYVLPKGTVLVINSHALGCNEEYFSGWTQFKPERWFQRNFINPFSHVPFGIGKRMCVGRRLAELQLHLALCWLLRKYRIIATDSNPVEALHSGTLIPSRELPIAFRRR; this is encoded by the exons ATGGGAGCTTGCAGCATCCTTCTGCGACATCCCGCCCTCACCTGCGGTCGCGCTGCCTCCGCGCAGCGGTTTCTCGCCTCCTCCCTCAGTGCCCTGCGGCCGGCGGCGCCCCCCGTTCCGCGAGGCCAGGGGCATCCCCTGGCCGCCCTGCCAGGGCCCCCCAGCTGGCCGCTGATGGGCAGCCTGCCCGACGTCCTCTGGAAGGGGGGTCTGAAGAGGCAGCATGAGACGCTG GCTGAGTACCACAGGAGATTTGGCAAGATCTTCCGCATGAAGCTGGGGGCTTTCGACTCGGTACACATCGCAGCCCCCTGCCTCCTGGAAGCCCTCTACCGCCGAGAGAGCTCCTGCCCACAGCGCCTGGAGATTAAGCCCTGGAAAGCCTATCGGGACTATCGCGACGAGGGCTACGGGATGCTGATCCT GGAGGGAAAGGACTGGCAGAGGGTAAGAAGTGCCTTTCAAAAGAAATTAATGAAGCCCAGGGAAGTTGCAAAACTGGATGCCACACTCAATGAG GTCCTGGAGGATTTCATGCACAGAATAGATGACGTTTGTAACCACAATGGGCAAATGGAAGATGTCTACTCAGAATTCAACAAATGGTCATTTGAAA GTATCTGTCTGGTGCTATATGGAAAGAGGTTTGGTCTCCTACAGCAGGATGTAGAAGAAGAAAGTTTGAACTTCATCAAGGCTGTTAAAACG ATGATGGCTACTTTTGGAATGATGATGGTGACCCCTGTGGAACTTCACAAGGGTCTGAACACGAAAGTCTGGCAAGCTCATACTAAAGCATGGGATGATATTTTTAAAACAG CCAAACATTCAATTGACTGTAGACTGGAAAAGCACTCTGCAAACCCTCAGGAGGATTTCCTGTGTGACATCTACTCTGGGGGACAACTTTCCAAGAAGGAGCTGTACGCTGCCATTGCAGAGCTCCAGATTGCTGGAGTTGAAACG ACAGCCAATAGTTTACTGTGGGCCTTATATAACCTTTCGCGCAACCCACATGTTCAGCAGAAGCTTTTCCAGGAAATAGAGAGTGTTTTGTCTCCTACTGAGAGTCCAAGTGCTGAGAACTTGAAGAATATGCCTTACCTAAAAGCATGTCTGAAAGAATCCATGAG ATTGACACCATCGGTGCCATTCACCACTCGCACCACTGACACGGAAATGGTTCTGGGGGATTATGTGCTGCCCAAAGGG ACTGTACTAGTGATAAACAGCCATGCCCTGGGCTGCAATGAAGAGTACTTCAGTGGCTGGACTCAGTTTAAACCAGAGCGCTGGTTTCAGAGGAACTTCATCAATCCTTTCTCTCATGTTCCGTTTGGCATTGGCAAGAGGATGTGCGTCGGGCGCCGCCTAGCTGAGCTCCAGCTTCACTTGGCCCTTTGCTGG CTCCTTCGCAAGTACCGAATCATAGCAACTGACAGCAATCCAGTAGAAGCGCTCCATTCAGGAACCCTGATTCCCAGCCGGGAGCTTCCCATTGCGTTTCGCAGGCGATAA
- the PFDN4 gene encoding prefoldin subunit 4: protein MAATMKKAAAEDVNVTFEDQQKINKFARNTSRITELKEEIEVKRKQLQNLEDACDDIMMLDDEDSLLIPYQIGDVFISHSQEETQEMLEEAKKSLQEEIEALESRVESIQRVLSDLKVQLYAKFGNNINLEAEDS, encoded by the exons ATGGCTGCTACCATGAAGAAAGCG gctgcagaagatgtCAATGTAACTTTTGAAGATCAACAGAAAATCAATAAGTTTGCAAGAAATACTAGCAGGATCACGGAGCTCAAAGAAGAAATCGAAGTCAAAAGG AAACAGCTTCAGAATTTGGAAGATGCTTGTGATGACATCATGATGCTTGATGATGAGGATTCACTTCTAATACCCTACCAAATTGGAGATGTCTTCATTAGTCATTCCCAAGAAGAGACACAAGAGATGCTGGAAGAGGCAAAG aAAAGTTTACAAGAAGAAATTGAAGCTTTAGAATCTCGAGTGGAATCAATTCAGAGGGTGCTGTCTGACCTGAAAGTTCAGCTCTATGCAAAGTTTGGAAATAATATAAATCTTGAGGCTGAGGACAGTTAA